The Streptococcus toyakuensis genome has a window encoding:
- a CDS encoding YopX family protein — protein sequence MIPRYRAWIKKRQEMDNEIDHISWLEDELYCIGDGITYMVSAEDLVLMQSTGLSDELGKELFEGDIILWTYWDEFEDSGSAKIVFDKGMFKLLDIRTEKEVWDNLFDCIENCNVYLQGNIYENPELMEDKE from the coding sequence ATGATACCAAGATATAGAGCGTGGATAAAGAAAAGGCAAGAAATGGATAATGAAATTGACCACATCAGTTGGCTTGAAGATGAGCTATATTGTATTGGAGATGGAATTACTTACATGGTTTCAGCGGAAGATTTAGTGCTCATGCAATCAACAGGACTTAGTGATGAGCTTGGCAAAGAACTTTTTGAAGGAGATATTATCCTCTGGACCTATTGGGACGAATTTGAAGATAGTGGTAGCGCAAAGATTGTCTTTGATAAAGGTATGTTTAAGTTGTTAGATATACGCACAGAAAAAGAGGTCTGGGATAATCTATTTGACTGTATTGAAAACTGCAATGTATACCTTCAAGGCAACATCTACGAGAACCCTGAACTTATGGAGGATAAGGAATGA
- a CDS encoding PD-(D/E)XK nuclease-like domain-containing protein: MEELTQENYYQDTSYLTNSRFKRYQQCQAKAFALDSGQWVEERDETPLLLGNYVHSYFESEEAHQQFMDENGDKLLAKTGKNKGNLKSDFVIGDKMIASLKDDDGFNHLYHGYPSDEVQKELIVYGEIEGVPVKGKLDSVNLSRGYFVDLKTMKSIYAEERSVELKKKVPAAVNNILNFGYHGQLGLYRELLKQMTGNDFRPYIVAVSKENVPDRDILKIDDEWLEEGLDKIKSEIVEVWDVIQGQKEPKKCGHCDYCRSLKKLNAVVSLNDLIESDY; encoded by the coding sequence ATGGAAGAACTAACACAAGAGAACTACTACCAGGATACAAGCTACTTGACCAACTCACGCTTTAAACGGTATCAGCAATGCCAGGCTAAGGCTTTTGCTTTGGACAGTGGGCAATGGGTAGAAGAGAGGGACGAGACCCCTCTCCTACTCGGAAACTACGTTCATAGTTACTTTGAAAGCGAAGAAGCACATCAGCAGTTCATGGATGAAAATGGTGACAAACTACTTGCTAAGACAGGCAAGAACAAGGGAAATCTAAAATCTGACTTTGTGATTGGTGATAAGATGATTGCAAGCCTAAAGGACGATGATGGATTTAATCATTTGTATCACGGTTATCCGTCAGATGAGGTTCAAAAAGAGTTGATTGTCTATGGAGAAATCGAGGGCGTACCAGTAAAAGGAAAGCTGGATAGCGTGAATCTAAGTCGTGGCTATTTCGTGGATTTGAAAACCATGAAGTCCATCTACGCTGAAGAACGGAGCGTAGAACTTAAAAAGAAAGTTCCTGCAGCAGTTAACAATATTCTGAACTTTGGATATCATGGACAACTTGGTCTATATCGTGAATTGCTGAAACAAATGACTGGGAATGATTTTAGACCATACATTGTAGCGGTCAGCAAGGAAAACGTTCCAGATCGTGACATTTTGAAAATCGATGATGAATGGCTTGAAGAAGGTTTAGACAAAATCAAGTCTGAAATTGTCGAAGTTTGGGATGTTATCCAAGGTCAGAAAGAACCTAAAAAATGTGGTCATTGCGATTATTGCAGGAGTCTGAAAAAACTGAATGCAGTAGTTAGCTTGAATGACTTGATTGAAAGTGATTATTAA
- a CDS encoding recombinase RecT — translation MTNELTQKQITSPVAARIGEMQNEGLMIAQNYSVSNALSSAYYALKNSSSGNLLQMCTQDSIYNALLDMVTQGLSPAKTQCYFIPYGNTVKLTRSYFGTMKVVKQLPEVKDIYAEVIYEGDKFQIKNENGRKVFVSHETDWVNADNPIAGAYCIIEKEDGEKILTVMTKKEIDKSWAQAKTKNVQNNFPQEMAKRTVINRAAKQFFNTSDDNDLFIDAVNRTTENEYDNERQVKEAEPVREEVETLDDILKAPSTPTEVDNVLDGEFTADTKTPPKTAEKTADPEELASTEYPADEIPDFDEETGEVLEEISFFEGNTTNIKE, via the coding sequence ATGACAAACGAACTAACACAAAAACAAATTACATCACCAGTTGCAGCACGCATTGGAGAAATGCAAAACGAGGGGCTAATGATTGCACAGAATTATAGCGTTAGCAATGCACTCAGTTCAGCATATTATGCTCTAAAAAATTCCAGCAGTGGGAATTTGCTCCAGATGTGCACTCAAGATAGTATCTACAATGCACTCCTTGACATGGTAACTCAAGGGCTTAGCCCTGCAAAGACTCAGTGCTATTTTATCCCTTACGGAAATACTGTTAAGTTGACTAGATCATATTTTGGCACTATGAAAGTTGTTAAGCAATTACCAGAAGTGAAAGATATTTATGCAGAAGTTATCTATGAGGGTGACAAATTCCAAATTAAGAACGAAAACGGTCGGAAAGTTTTTGTTAGCCATGAAACGGATTGGGTTAATGCAGACAATCCAATCGCAGGAGCTTATTGCATTATCGAAAAAGAGGATGGGGAGAAAATCCTGACCGTTATGACCAAAAAAGAAATTGACAAGTCTTGGGCACAAGCAAAAACAAAGAATGTTCAGAATAATTTTCCTCAAGAAATGGCTAAGCGCACAGTTATCAATCGTGCGGCGAAACAGTTCTTTAATACCAGTGATGACAATGACTTATTTATTGATGCTGTGAACCGTACTACAGAAAATGAGTATGATAACGAGCGCCAAGTGAAAGAAGCTGAACCAGTGAGAGAAGAAGTTGAAACATTAGATGATATTTTAAAAGCTCCTAGCACGCCCACAGAGGTCGACAACGTGTTAGATGGAGAATTTACCGCAGACACCAAAACACCCCCAAAAACGGCTGAAAAAACGGCAGATCCTGAAGAGTTAGCTTCTACCGAATACCCAGCAGATGAAATTCCAGATTTTGACGAAGAAACAGGCGAAGTTTTGGAAGAGATTAGTTTCTTTGAGGGAAACACGACCAACATTAAGGAGTAG
- a CDS encoding DUF3310 domain-containing protein: MDPEIIDNINKPSHYQGRYGMESIDVLRNFMTPEQLKGFYLGNSLKYILRHQKKNGLEDLKKARKNLDWLIEELEKN; encoded by the coding sequence ATGGACCCAGAAATAATTGATAATATAAACAAACCAAGCCACTACCAAGGTCGGTATGGTATGGAATCTATCGATGTTTTAAGAAACTTCATGACACCAGAACAGCTGAAAGGCTTTTATCTAGGCAACAGCTTGAAGTATATACTACGACACCAAAAGAAGAACGGTCTTGAAGATCTGAAGAAAGCACGTAAGAACCTTGACTGGCTGATTGAGGAATTAGAGAAGAACTAA
- a CDS encoding DUF1642 domain-containing protein, which yields MNKQELIKEFEETGIHGLNMFGTVVKGIPTETAIDLIKQLDEPRPVKVSQFVADVIEGAREQSPELEDALHYACSDGSHEFTEWYQKKSNRDLFARAWLDGYEVEKEKRYYVRFKWIESSYSYLTFIKRFDAWTLADIKLDKKFRSAHTRKQLEDADFGWVFDCPGIEIEEVEE from the coding sequence ATGAATAAGCAGGAATTGATTAAAGAATTTGAAGAAACCGGGATTCATGGTTTGAATATGTTTGGAACTGTAGTCAAAGGCATTCCGACCGAAACTGCAATTGATCTAATCAAACAACTAGACGAACCTCGACCAGTCAAAGTTTCGCAGTTTGTGGCGGATGTGATTGAAGGAGCAAGAGAACAAAGCCCAGAACTAGAGGATGCGTTGCATTATGCTTGTAGCGATGGAAGCCATGAATTTACAGAATGGTATCAAAAGAAATCCAACAGAGATCTCTTCGCCCGTGCATGGCTGGATGGATACGAGGTCGAGAAAGAGAAACGGTACTATGTAAGGTTTAAATGGATTGAATCATCATATAGTTACTTAACCTTTATTAAACGCTTTGACGCTTGGACGTTAGCGGATATAAAACTAGATAAAAAATTTCGTTCAGCACACACTCGCAAACAACTAGAAGATGCGGATTTCGGCTGGGTATTCGATTGCCCAGGGATTGAGATTGAGGAGGTGGAGGAATGA
- a CDS encoding DUF1372 family protein: MKRFIAIWILLSAGLNIWQMDRIRDLEEKKPMVIYKADNAGAEIFGKVVEKGRHGKLYTVTIRDYGIFVVTREQFEKIRVGDEILL; encoded by the coding sequence ATGAAACGATTTATCGCAATCTGGATTTTGCTATCTGCTGGACTAAACATCTGGCAGATGGACAGGATTCGAGATTTGGAAGAAAAGAAGCCGATGGTTATCTACAAGGCTGATAACGCAGGCGCTGAGATTTTCGGTAAAGTCGTTGAAAAAGGACGACATGGCAAGTTGTATACAGTGACTATCAGAGATTATGGGATTTTCGTAGTTACTAGAGAGCAGTTTGAGAAGATTAGAGTAGGGGATGAGATATTACTATGA
- a CDS encoding MazG-like family protein: MNTLENVKQWFIDRDLENGGRLDKQSLKLSEEFGELCAGYLKKNEQLTKDSIGDCTVVIVGLALLSKVDVDSIFEESKNVRKNDIMTSFAYANTCISNIQTEQHLKLMTLRIKSLTLLIGHLKSISNALGYSFEECFELAYQEIKDRKGKWIDGTFVKEEDLG; the protein is encoded by the coding sequence ATGAACACACTAGAAAACGTAAAACAATGGTTTATTGACCGTGACCTTGAAAACGGTGGACGACTAGACAAGCAGTCACTTAAGCTTAGTGAGGAGTTCGGCGAACTATGCGCTGGCTATCTCAAGAAGAATGAGCAACTGACCAAGGATAGTATCGGAGACTGTACAGTCGTGATTGTCGGTCTGGCCTTGCTGAGCAAAGTGGATGTGGATAGTATTTTTGAAGAGTCGAAGAATGTTAGAAAGAACGATATTATGACATCATTCGCGTACGCAAATACATGTATTAGCAACATTCAAACAGAACAACATCTGAAACTTATGACCTTACGTATAAAATCATTGACTCTATTGATTGGTCATCTAAAATCAATCAGCAATGCACTTGGTTATAGCTTCGAGGAATGTTTTGAACTGGCTTACCAAGAAATCAAAGACCGTAAGGGTAAATGGATTGACGGTACGTTTGTCAAAGAGGAGGATTTAGGATGA
- a CDS encoding type II toxin-antitoxin system PemK/MazF family toxin: MTAKYDYIPEKQDIIWIDFDPSVGREIQKRRPAIVVSRREYSERTGFVAVCPITHGQSRLEEQDLLVPVRSNKVDGSVNPLQLYTFDFRERRAQKITTMDTTSFQKVVQLYNFIFEA; encoded by the coding sequence TTGACAGCGAAATATGATTACATCCCAGAAAAACAGGACATCATCTGGATTGACTTTGACCCGTCTGTTGGACGTGAGATTCAGAAACGCCGTCCTGCTATTGTCGTCTCGCGTAGAGAATATTCGGAGCGGACTGGATTTGTAGCTGTATGTCCTATTACACACGGTCAAAGCAGACTAGAAGAACAAGACCTGCTCGTTCCTGTGCGTTCCAATAAGGTAGACGGCTCTGTCAATCCACTTCAACTCTATACTTTTGACTTTAGAGAGCGCAGGGCTCAAAAAATCACAACCATGGATACAACCAGTTTTCAGAAGGTTGTCCAACTCTACAACTTCATCTTTGAAGCCTAG
- a CDS encoding excisionase, with amino-acid sequence MPKTEITYKPVDVDEKATHGDYKHLCQRWEGLTPGTAKVWAGEMREHPDFKQFIDNPTHKIVFIDYEGFRMFVKWKSRNRYRTKKETLAEMLENMKKEKMLGV; translated from the coding sequence ATGCCTAAAACAGAAATTACTTATAAGCCAGTTGATGTGGACGAAAAAGCCACGCATGGTGATTACAAACATCTTTGTCAGAGGTGGGAAGGGTTGACTCCGGGGACTGCAAAAGTATGGGCAGGTGAAATGCGTGAGCATCCTGACTTTAAGCAGTTCATCGATAACCCGACGCATAAGATTGTATTTATCGATTACGAAGGATTTCGCATGTTCGTCAAATGGAAAAGTCGTAATCGCTATCGTACGAAGAAAGAAACTTTAGCTGAAATGCTTGAGAATATGAAAAAAGAAAAAATGTTAGGAGTATAA